In Vibrio crassostreae, one DNA window encodes the following:
- a CDS encoding bifunctional metallophosphatase/5'-nucleotidase produces MTKKNKPTKIVLAHINDTHSYFEPTSLQLSLKMNNHIIEPYVSAGGFARISTRFKQIEQDAQRQKVGTLFLHAGDCFQGTLYFSLFKGKANADLLNALNIDAMTLGNHELDMGNEPVAIFAKRIKFPLLAGNWNLSNEDINKTHTLADNDIVKPYLPETRSASFITKEFDGEKVAIFGLSIDKMAGIANPDTDTPFENALETAKATIEQIHQAGINKIVLLSHLGYEADLELAANVTGIGVIVGGHSHRLQGDFSDIGLVKDDEYGVKIGDTYVVQAGFHAMSLGHCEIEFDSQGKVTHFNGKNELLLGRRLFIDAKLSEVGQDDAHDMACEFLNNHPNIAVCKKDPELHSILTDKYQPRVRKLQQQVIAHADSKLRHVRIPDEQGPSQLAPLVAQSFHYLMNKKGHAVEFAIHNSGGVRNSLNSGDVSVADIAGKLLPFAVPIGVYEVRGETIAGMLEGAINNALDNGVVGTGSGSFPYTHNLRFCYHKEAPLGHRIHNLEIHSEDAGWQSVSRERVYRGASSAYTMKGKEGYNAVLDMIGDGTVTTDSMADCFIAFLQDHPESLQHNEPLNCMDCFR; encoded by the coding sequence ATGACTAAAAAGAATAAGCCGACAAAAATAGTGTTGGCACACATCAACGACACCCACTCATACTTTGAACCAACCTCGTTACAGCTATCACTTAAAATGAACAACCACATCATTGAACCTTATGTCAGTGCTGGTGGCTTTGCTCGAATTTCAACACGCTTTAAACAAATAGAACAAGATGCCCAGCGCCAGAAGGTTGGAACTTTGTTCCTACACGCTGGCGACTGCTTCCAGGGCACTTTGTACTTTTCTTTATTCAAAGGAAAAGCCAACGCCGATTTGTTGAATGCCCTCAATATAGATGCCATGACGCTCGGTAATCACGAGTTAGACATGGGTAATGAGCCCGTTGCGATTTTCGCGAAAAGAATCAAATTCCCACTGTTGGCCGGTAACTGGAATCTATCGAATGAGGATATCAATAAAACTCATACGCTAGCGGACAACGACATTGTTAAGCCTTATCTGCCTGAAACACGAAGTGCTTCTTTTATAACGAAAGAATTTGACGGCGAGAAGGTCGCAATATTCGGCTTAAGCATCGACAAGATGGCAGGCATCGCTAACCCAGATACCGATACACCGTTTGAAAATGCTTTGGAAACGGCAAAAGCGACCATTGAGCAAATTCATCAAGCAGGCATCAACAAGATTGTGTTACTTAGCCATCTTGGTTACGAAGCTGATTTAGAGTTAGCAGCTAACGTAACAGGTATTGGCGTCATCGTTGGTGGTCATAGTCATCGCTTACAAGGTGATTTCTCTGATATCGGCTTAGTTAAAGATGATGAATACGGTGTGAAAATTGGCGATACCTATGTTGTGCAAGCGGGTTTCCACGCCATGAGCCTAGGACACTGCGAAATTGAGTTCGATTCTCAAGGTAAAGTGACGCACTTCAATGGTAAGAACGAACTGTTATTAGGTCGTCGACTCTTTATAGACGCGAAACTGAGTGAAGTAGGGCAAGACGACGCACATGATATGGCGTGTGAGTTTTTGAACAACCACCCGAATATCGCTGTATGTAAGAAAGATCCTGAATTGCATAGCATTCTGACGGATAAATACCAGCCGCGAGTTCGTAAGCTTCAGCAGCAAGTGATTGCTCATGCTGACAGTAAACTTCGCCATGTTCGTATCCCAGATGAACAAGGGCCAAGCCAACTTGCGCCGTTGGTTGCCCAGTCGTTCCATTATCTGATGAACAAGAAAGGACACGCGGTAGAATTTGCCATCCACAACTCTGGTGGAGTGAGAAACTCACTGAATAGCGGCGATGTTTCGGTTGCCGATATTGCCGGAAAACTACTACCGTTTGCCGTACCTATTGGTGTGTATGAAGTCAGAGGTGAAACGATCGCTGGCATGCTGGAAGGCGCAATCAATAACGCATTGGATAACGGTGTGGTAGGTACGGGGTCGGGTAGCTTCCCTTACACACATAACCTAAGGTTCTGTTACCACAAAGAAGCACCTCTAGGGCACAGAATTCACAATCTTGAAATCCACTCTGAAGACGCCGGTTGGCAATCTGTTTCGCGTGAACGTGTTTATCGCGGAGCATCATCAGCCTACACCATGAAAGGGAAAGAGGGCTATAACGCGGTGTTGGATATGATAGGCGATGGCACGGTAACTACTGACTCCATGGCAGACTGCTTCATTGCGTTTTTACAAGACCACCCAGAGTCGCTTCAACACAATGAACCGTTGAATTGCATGGATTGTTTCAGATAA
- a CDS encoding ATP-dependent endonuclease, with the protein MQLERIEISGFRGIKRMSLAFDELTTLIGENTWGKSSLLDALSVVLPSDGVPYHFEMTDFHVDYSVSHPQSQHLQIVLALKANDKSELNAGRYRKLKPIWVQDEFGVFRIYYRISATLEQYETTTHYAFLGLDGNPLKLHHSEKLAQELMTLHPVIRLRDARHFDRPFNGKSLNHNAHLPSNGHANNANSNGNGNHQASNGNSTNGNGANNGNGRQARIEKRIDNTCRRLMAIPGHVNKGEMRSSLESMQSLIEHYFSFKSTSRRNPRKQRDGLLYSAGANDQSIHQLVEETKNKQTRLLFMGLLNAYLQAKGPNDLRRCARPLLILEDPEGRLHPTHLARAWSLMQKLPMQKILTTNSGDLLAAVPLQSIRRLVRQSDKTLANQLNMNHFSKDELRRIGFHIRFHRSGALFARCWLLVEGETEVWLFNELANQCGYNLAAEGVQIIEFAQSGLKALIKVAQEFGIDWHVVTDGDAAGKKYAATVLSKLGNDQERHRLTELPDKDIEHYLYMNGFESFFRDMVKIPYDHPIPPKKVVAKVLKKHAKPDLALAIVSHCENQGQECIPLLLRWTLKRVITMANGNT; encoded by the coding sequence ATGCAACTAGAAAGAATCGAGATTTCTGGCTTTCGAGGTATCAAGCGCATGTCACTCGCGTTTGACGAGCTAACCACGCTTATTGGTGAAAATACTTGGGGTAAGTCTTCATTATTGGATGCCCTTTCCGTCGTTCTGCCCTCAGACGGTGTGCCATATCACTTTGAAATGACCGATTTTCATGTCGATTACTCTGTTTCACATCCACAGTCTCAACATCTTCAAATTGTTCTCGCCTTAAAAGCCAACGATAAGAGCGAACTTAACGCAGGTCGTTATCGCAAACTCAAACCTATTTGGGTCCAGGATGAGTTTGGTGTATTTCGCATCTACTATCGAATCAGCGCGACGCTAGAACAGTATGAAACAACCACACACTATGCATTTCTTGGTTTGGATGGTAATCCGCTCAAGCTTCATCATTCAGAAAAGCTCGCTCAAGAATTAATGACCTTACATCCCGTCATCCGTTTGCGTGATGCAAGGCACTTTGATCGTCCCTTCAACGGCAAGTCTCTTAACCACAATGCTCACCTTCCTAGCAATGGTCACGCGAATAATGCCAATTCAAACGGGAACGGGAATCATCAAGCGAGCAATGGCAATAGCACAAATGGAAACGGCGCTAATAATGGCAATGGACGTCAGGCAAGAATAGAAAAGCGAATCGACAACACCTGCCGTCGTCTAATGGCGATACCCGGTCATGTTAATAAAGGTGAAATGCGCAGTAGCCTAGAGTCGATGCAAAGTTTGATTGAACACTATTTTTCTTTTAAAAGTACTTCTCGTCGTAACCCTAGAAAACAGCGAGACGGATTGCTTTATTCGGCGGGTGCCAATGATCAGAGTATTCATCAACTTGTTGAAGAAACCAAAAACAAACAGACTCGTTTATTATTCATGGGGTTACTCAACGCTTATCTACAAGCTAAAGGGCCAAACGACTTAAGACGATGTGCTCGCCCACTTTTGATCCTTGAAGATCCAGAAGGTCGATTGCACCCAACGCACTTGGCAAGGGCTTGGAGTTTAATGCAGAAGTTGCCCATGCAGAAAATACTCACTACCAACAGTGGCGATCTACTTGCTGCTGTCCCACTTCAATCAATTCGTCGCTTAGTTCGTCAGTCCGACAAAACCCTCGCCAACCAACTCAACATGAATCACTTCAGTAAGGATGAACTTCGTCGAATTGGTTTTCATATCCGTTTCCACCGCTCAGGGGCACTGTTTGCTCGCTGTTGGCTATTAGTAGAGGGTGAAACCGAGGTTTGGTTGTTCAATGAGCTGGCCAACCAATGTGGCTATAACCTAGCAGCGGAAGGTGTGCAGATAATTGAGTTCGCTCAATCGGGACTTAAGGCGCTGATTAAGGTTGCACAAGAGTTTGGCATTGATTGGCATGTGGTGACTGACGGCGATGCCGCTGGTAAAAAGTATGCCGCGACAGTACTATCGAAACTCGGTAATGATCAGGAAAGACATCGACTCACCGAACTGCCTGATAAGGATATCGAGCACTACTTATATATGAACGGGTTTGAGAGCTTTTTCCGTGACATGGTTAAGATTCCATACGATCACCCTATCCCTCCGAAGAAAGTGGTAGCCAAAGTATTGAAGAAACACGCAAAGCCTGACCTTGCACTCGCCATTGTTTCTCATTGCGAGAATCAAGGACAAGAATGCATTCCGCTTTTATTAAGGTGGACATTAAAACGCGTGATCACCATGGCGAACGGAAATACCTAA